One genomic segment of Prosthecobacter sp. SYSU 5D2 includes these proteins:
- a CDS encoding ATPase domain-containing protein has translation MDSSKNNHHSERCTMGVEGLDIVLSGGLPKNRLYLIKGDPGVGKTTLAMQFLLEGVKCGETGLYITLSETKDEIMVVAKSHGWDLAGIHLYELSSIEEKIRHDTESTFFHPSEIELNRTISALIDEVKRVNPARVVFDSLSELRMLADTPLRYRRQILQLKQFFAGRDCTSLLLDDRSSNSNDLQVESIAHGVLVLSCAPSGYGVAQRQLRVVKIRGSEFMEGTHDLILKKGGMEIFPRLVAAEGITEFTRENFSSGIGELDQLLGGGLGRGTSTIFMGPPGTGKSTLTLQFALRAAELGEKVLLFIFDETLGTLLDRSAKMGMDLNPMVEKGMILIQTVDPAEISPGELAHGARQAVTKNGVRMIIIDSINGYLNAMPAERYLVLQLHELLGYLNQQGVITILVLAQQGLIGQMHASVDLTYLADTVLLLRFYESRGEVKQAISVIKKRSGDHERTIRRLIVNIKGISVGEPLHEFQGVLTGVPMLMDAQEAR, from the coding sequence ATGGACTCCTCAAAAAATAACCACCACAGCGAACGCTGTACCATGGGTGTCGAAGGTCTCGACATCGTTCTATCAGGCGGCCTGCCTAAAAATAGGCTTTATCTAATCAAAGGTGATCCAGGAGTGGGGAAGACCACTCTGGCCATGCAATTTCTGCTGGAAGGCGTGAAGTGCGGGGAAACTGGGTTATACATCACCCTCTCGGAAACCAAAGATGAAATCATGGTGGTGGCCAAATCCCATGGGTGGGATCTGGCAGGCATCCATCTATACGAGCTGTCTTCCATCGAAGAAAAGATCCGGCATGACACAGAAAGCACCTTTTTCCACCCGTCAGAAATTGAGCTTAACCGCACCATCTCGGCCCTGATTGACGAAGTGAAGCGGGTAAATCCTGCCCGCGTGGTCTTTGATTCCCTGTCTGAACTGAGGATGCTGGCGGATACTCCCCTGAGGTACCGAAGGCAGATTTTGCAACTGAAGCAATTTTTTGCCGGCCGGGATTGCACCAGTCTGCTGCTGGATGACCGCTCCTCCAACAGCAACGATTTACAGGTGGAAAGCATTGCTCACGGCGTACTTGTCCTTTCCTGTGCACCCTCCGGTTATGGCGTCGCACAACGGCAGCTTCGTGTTGTTAAAATCCGCGGCTCCGAGTTCATGGAGGGTACGCACGACTTGATCCTCAAAAAAGGCGGCATGGAGATCTTCCCCAGACTTGTGGCCGCGGAGGGGATCACCGAATTCACCCGTGAAAACTTTTCCAGCGGCATAGGCGAACTTGACCAGCTTCTGGGCGGCGGCCTGGGGCGCGGAACCAGCACCATCTTCATGGGACCGCCCGGAACCGGCAAGTCCACCCTTACCCTGCAGTTCGCCCTCAGGGCGGCCGAGCTGGGGGAAAAGGTGCTGCTCTTTATTTTTGATGAAACGCTGGGCACTCTTTTGGACCGCTCAGCCAAAATGGGCATGGACCTGAACCCGATGGTCGAAAAGGGCATGATCCTTATCCAGACGGTGGATCCGGCGGAGATCTCGCCGGGAGAGCTGGCGCACGGCGCCCGCCAGGCAGTGACTAAAAATGGCGTCCGCATGATCATCATTGACAGCATCAACGGCTACCTTAACGCGATGCCTGCGGAACGTTACCTCGTGCTCCAGTTGCACGAATTGCTCGGTTACCTGAACCAGCAGGGGGTCATTACCATCCTGGTGCTCGCACAGCAGGGGCTCATCGGGCAGATGCATGCGTCGGTGGATCTCACTTACTTGGCGGATACGGTGCTGCTGCTGCGCTTTTATGAATCCCGTGGAGAGGTGAAACAGGCGATCTCTGTCATTAAGAAGCGCAGTGGTGACCATGAACGGACGATCCGCAGACTCATCGTCAATATAAAAGGCATTTCTGTGGGTGAGCCGCTGCATGAATTTCAGGGCGTGCTTACTGGCGTGCCGATGCTCATGGATGCCCAAGAAGCCCGTTAA
- the ppk1 gene encoding polyphosphate kinase 1, with protein MSPTRSATPYTDEHFLNRELSWLAFNERVLAEAARKELPVLERVKFLAITASNLDEFFMVRVGALQLLREQGRRVKDHAGLTPTQQWEQIQQRATAFVSRQCEILNTELLPLLREKGIRRLRPEELTPAQRTHLEAHFMEHIFPVLSPIALDDETPRISVPALQIALLSSVQSVTDGEKTKRLVLFTLPSNLPRHVLVPEVESGQHAYLNLEDLLCLFLHHYFPSEKVTSSARFRLSRNSDIAVDDESAFDLASEMEDILEARLQSPTIRIEIEDGAPRDLVKSIRDLCGAKGAQVYTIPGELDLRAYFVIAGLSGFDELKVEPWDSQGSSQIEPGESMFDAIKRNDILLHHPYESFDPVLHLIEEAAADADVIAIKQILYRTAKNSRIISALIRAAQAGKHVTVLVELKARFDEARNLERAEELLNAGAQIIYGVRGLKTHAKICLVMRREAGHLVRYMHFGTGNYNEATSKLYTDISYLTRRQTYGSDASTFFNTVTGRSRFVHFERISMAPFGLRERLLTMIQSETERARQGEEAEIMLKMNALEDRKMIEALYEASQAGVSVRLNIRGICCLRPGVKDLSENIRVVSIIDRYLEHARIYHFRQGGRPVIFISSADFMNRNLSKRVELLVPIEDKDAKKRLTQILETHFADTSRGRLLKADGTWTSLASNTGKLQRSQEIFAKEATKRLHQRNQAPDVLIPHMPKQ; from the coding sequence ATGTCCCCGACCAGGTCTGCCACCCCTTATACCGACGAACACTTTCTGAATCGCGAGCTGAGCTGGCTGGCCTTCAATGAACGTGTGCTGGCCGAGGCGGCGCGAAAAGAACTGCCGGTGCTGGAGCGGGTCAAATTCCTGGCCATCACGGCCTCCAATCTGGACGAGTTTTTTATGGTCCGCGTCGGCGCGCTGCAACTGCTGCGGGAGCAGGGGCGGCGGGTGAAGGACCACGCGGGGCTCACCCCCACCCAGCAGTGGGAGCAGATCCAGCAGCGGGCCACGGCCTTCGTCAGCCGCCAGTGTGAGATCCTGAACACGGAACTGCTCCCTCTCCTGCGTGAGAAAGGCATCCGCCGCCTGCGCCCAGAGGAGCTGACCCCGGCGCAGCGCACGCACCTGGAGGCCCACTTCATGGAGCACATCTTCCCGGTGCTCTCCCCCATCGCCCTGGATGATGAGACGCCGCGCATCTCCGTACCCGCGTTGCAGATCGCGCTGCTGAGCTCGGTGCAGTCCGTAACAGATGGGGAGAAGACCAAACGGCTGGTGCTCTTTACCCTGCCATCCAACCTGCCCCGCCACGTCCTGGTGCCGGAGGTCGAAAGCGGCCAGCATGCCTACCTGAATCTGGAGGATCTTCTGTGCCTGTTTCTGCACCATTATTTTCCTTCGGAAAAAGTGACCTCCAGCGCCCGCTTCCGGCTGAGCCGGAATTCGGACATCGCCGTGGATGATGAGAGCGCCTTTGACCTGGCCAGCGAGATGGAGGACATCCTGGAGGCACGCCTGCAAAGCCCCACCATCCGCATTGAGATTGAGGACGGCGCGCCGCGTGACCTGGTCAAATCCATCCGCGACCTCTGCGGGGCCAAAGGAGCCCAAGTTTATACCATCCCGGGAGAGCTGGATCTGCGGGCCTACTTTGTCATCGCGGGTCTGTCCGGCTTTGATGAGTTGAAAGTGGAGCCCTGGGACAGCCAGGGTTCTTCCCAGATTGAGCCTGGAGAGAGCATGTTTGATGCGATCAAGCGCAATGACATTCTGCTGCACCATCCCTATGAGAGCTTTGACCCGGTGCTGCATCTCATTGAAGAGGCCGCAGCAGATGCGGACGTCATCGCCATCAAGCAGATCCTCTACCGCACGGCGAAGAACAGCCGCATCATCAGCGCCCTGATCCGTGCGGCGCAGGCGGGCAAGCATGTGACAGTACTGGTGGAGCTGAAAGCCCGTTTTGATGAAGCCCGGAACCTGGAGCGCGCGGAGGAGCTGCTGAACGCCGGAGCGCAGATCATCTACGGGGTGCGCGGGCTGAAAACCCACGCCAAAATCTGCCTGGTGATGCGCCGGGAGGCCGGGCACCTAGTGCGCTACATGCACTTTGGTACTGGCAACTACAATGAGGCCACCTCCAAACTTTACACCGACATCAGCTACCTGACCCGCCGCCAGACCTATGGCAGCGATGCGAGTACCTTTTTTAACACGGTGACGGGCCGCTCACGCTTTGTTCACTTTGAGCGCATCTCCATGGCCCCTTTTGGCCTGCGGGAGCGGCTGCTGACCATGATCCAAAGCGAGACGGAACGCGCCCGCCAGGGGGAGGAGGCGGAGATCATGCTGAAAATGAACGCCCTGGAAGACCGCAAAATGATCGAGGCCCTATATGAGGCCTCCCAAGCCGGGGTCAGCGTGCGGCTGAACATCCGCGGCATCTGCTGCCTGCGCCCCGGTGTGAAGGATCTCAGTGAAAACATCCGCGTGGTCAGCATCATTGACCGCTACCTGGAGCACGCGCGCATCTACCACTTCCGCCAGGGCGGACGGCCGGTGATCTTCATTTCCAGTGCCGACTTTATGAATCGCAACCTGTCCAAACGGGTGGAGCTGCTGGTGCCCATTGAGGACAAGGACGCCAAGAAACGTCTGACCCAGATCCTGGAGACTCATTTTGCCGACACCTCTCGTGGACGGCTTTTGAAGGCCGACGGCACCTGGACATCACTTGCCAGCAACACGGGCAAGTTACAGCGCTCTCAGGAAATTTTTGCCAAAGAGGCCACCAAACGTCTGCATCAGCGCAATCAGGCTCCGGATGTTTTGATTCCACACATGCCAAAGCAGTGA
- a CDS encoding PEP-CTERM sorting domain-containing protein encodes MELLNGNGDEAAGLDLPDISGSGFVWDISQFTTNGSIAIVLIPEPSRLLLGALGFAALFLRRRRDL; translated from the coding sequence GTGGAACTGCTGAATGGAAATGGCGATGAGGCGGCAGGGCTGGACCTGCCGGACATCAGCGGCTCCGGTTTCGTCTGGGACATCAGCCAGTTCACTACCAACGGCAGCATCGCCATCGTCCTCATCCCCGAACCCTCGCGCCTGCTGCTGGGAGCGCTGGGATTTGCTGCCTTGTTCCTGCGCCGCCGCAGGGATCTTTGA